CGCCCTTGGCCATGGCCCCGGACCAGCTGGTCAACCGCCGGCCGCTTAAAATTGCCTGGTCGGCGGAGAATCCCGTCGGCGAAGAGACTTCGGCTGAGGCCAAAGCAGCCCTGGCCCAGGCGGTATCGATCTTATCCGACTTGGGCCATCATTTGGAAGAAAAGACCCTGCCGACAGATGGCATTGCTGCCTTAAAGGCCTATTATTTGGTGAACGCCGTCGAAATGGCCGCAAACATCGACAGCATCGGTCAAATGCTGGGCCGGCCGGTGACAAAAAAAGATTTGGAAGCAACCACTTGGGCATGGTACCGTGCCGGCTTTAAGGTGAGTGGCTTGGACTATACCCGGGCCTTGCAAGTGTGGGATCATTGCAGCATCACCATTGAAAGCTTTTTGGATGATTACGACCTTTACTTGACCCCCACGACGAATGAACCGGCCCCGGTCCAAGATCGCTTTGCACTGAGCCCAGCAATGACCGACAAACTATACGCCATCGATGACCTTCCTTTCGCAGACCAACAAGCCCTAATCTGGGAGGCTTTTGCAGACCTCTTAGCCTACGCCCCCTTTACCCAACAAGCGAATATTGGCGGTCAACCGGCCATTAGCCTGCCCCTGTACGAAAACGAGGCCGGCCTGCCCTTGGGCCTGCAATTCATGGGCAAAAAGGGAGCCGAGCCCCTCTTGCTTGCCCTGGCCCACCAATTAGAAGCGGCCGGTGCCTTGACCGTTACGGTAACCCCCCTGCTGTAAGTTGTAAAATGAAGCCCTTTTTCGCGCGAAAAACTTGTTGCTATCTTTACCGGCCCATCATTTCTGGTTGACAAGCTTATGGTAGGATGAATACAACCAATATAAGGAGGTCTGTCCATGTCAACCATCAAAAAGCTCTTTGCGACAACATTCAGTACTTCCGTCTTGCTCTGCAGCGTCACCTTTCCCGGCTTGCCCGGCCGCATTGATGACTTGCCTGCCAAGCTTCCGAAAACGGTCGGCTAGTCAATAAGCCCTCCGGACCCAATCAGGGCAGGTCAAGCGGGCAGCAGCCAAGCCGCTTTTCCCGCCACCCGCCCTGCCAATCCCCCTCATATCCAGGCGCACACTTGCCGATGCCAGCAGAACCAGCCATGCCTTGCTGACAGACAGGCGCATCTGCAAACACCGCCAAAACCTAGGTCCCGACCAGTGCTGCTGACTTGATTAAACCACCTTTCTTATCACCTCCCCCTCATCGCTGCCGGCCTGACCGCGCAGCGATTTTTTTA
This Peptococcus niger DNA region includes the following protein-coding sequences:
- a CDS encoding amidase; the protein is MIFFDDATATAAKIRKGEYTVSALTNEVIATIRAENKILNAVMDLQQPPTLQVAERADKILARLSAQARADLPPFFGVPILLKDLGDAQKGMPLTNGSRLMRSHVAAETDRYVQALLQAGFLIIGRTNAPEFGVKTISDAEVYGPVSSPLDLARNPGGSSGGAAAAVKAGWVPVASASDGGGSIRVPAGLNGLIGLKPTRGRTPAGPGNYRRWQGAAISFALTKTVRDTMTLLTTVQERSLSYPFPLPPLAMAPDQLVNRRPLKIAWSAENPVGEETSAEAKAALAQAVSILSDLGHHLEEKTLPTDGIAALKAYYLVNAVEMAANIDSIGQMLGRPVTKKDLEATTWAWYRAGFKVSGLDYTRALQVWDHCSITIESFLDDYDLYLTPTTNEPAPVQDRFALSPAMTDKLYAIDDLPFADQQALIWEAFADLLAYAPFTQQANIGGQPAISLPLYENEAGLPLGLQFMGKKGAEPLLLALAHQLEAAGALTVTVTPLL